The Desulfurispira natronophila genome contains the following window.
TCTTCCGCCTTTGGCTACCCGCAGGCCAAGGACGAAGTGTGGCGGGAGTACACCCAGGATACGGGAAATCACTTCGGCGACCGGCGCAGTATGAAGGATGCCCTGGATTTTATTGGCTGGTACAATAATATAAGCCATAATCGATTGGGTATTTCCAAAACGAATGCTGAGCATCTCTACCTGGCCTACCATGAAGGGCACGGCGGCTATCAGCGCCGCACCTATCGTCAAAAAGAGTGGCTTATGCGTACAGCGCGCATTGTTCACCAGCGCGCTGCCACCTATCAGCGCCAATTGAGTTCTTGCGAAGACCGCTTTCGATGCCGGCGCTTCTATCAATTTTGGCCTTTCTGTTCATAAGTAACAGGTCTGGGAGGAAAGCACCATGACCGCCTCTTTTTCCCGCATAACTCCTACTCAGGCGCTAAAGCTATTGGCTGATACCCCGCTGCTGGAGTTAGGGCATATGGCCAACCAGCGACGACAGGCTGTGACCGATCCCACCGTAGTTACCTTTGTCATCGATCGCAATATTAATTACTCCAATATTTGTAGCTGCCAGTGTTCTTTTTGTGCTTTTTATAGGCATCAGGATTCACCTGATGCCTACTGGCTCAGTCGCCAGGAGTTTGCCCAGAAAATTGCAGAGACGGTAGACGCCGGTGGCAACCAGATTTTGTTGCAAGGAGGCTTGCATCCCGAAAAAACCATCGAAGACTACGAACAAATGTTGCGCCAGATAAAAGAAGACTTTCCCGAAGTGCATATCCACGCCTTTGGTGCTCCAGAGGTGCACCATATTGCTGCCATAAGTGGTATGAGCACCCAGCAGTGTCTGCAGCGCCTGAAACAGGCCGGGCTGGGAACTATTCCCGGCGGGGGGGCAGAAATTCTGGTGGATCGAGTGCGCCAACGCATTTCCCCAAATAAAATTGGCGCTACTGGTTGGATAGAAACCATGCAAGAGGCCCACCGCCAGGGGATTCGCACAACTGCTACCATGATGTTTGGCACTGGTGAGAGCAGTGAGGATCTCATTGAGCACCTGGATCGTATTCGCCAGGCCCAGG
Protein-coding sequences here:
- the mqnC gene encoding cyclic dehypoxanthinyl futalosine synthase, producing the protein MTASFSRITPTQALKLLADTPLLELGHMANQRRQAVTDPTVVTFVIDRNINYSNICSCQCSFCAFYRHQDSPDAYWLSRQEFAQKIAETVDAGGNQILLQGGLHPEKTIEDYEQMLRQIKEDFPEVHIHAFGAPEVHHIAAISGMSTQQCLQRLKQAGLGTIPGGGAEILVDRVRQRISPNKIGATGWIETMQEAHRQGIRTTATMMFGTGESSEDLIEHLDRIRQAQDETGGFTAFIPWTYQPDYTELYEQQGRQLQKKTSHEYLRVLALSRIYLDNIPNIQVSWVTQGDKAAQVALNFGANDYGSLMLEENVVKSAGVSFRMSLDQLVHTIRNAGFRAMERNVYYEPLREHTT